The window CCGCGAACGCCGCCTCGTGGGCGGCGTACTGGGCGGTCGCGGACGTCGAGGTGGACGGCGACGTGGAGGCGCAGGTCGCGCTGCGGTTCGGGATCTACCAGAACCGGATCGCGACGCCCGCGCACTCCGACCGCCTCCCGGTCGGGGCGCGTGGCCTGTCGTGCCAGGCGTACCAGGGGGCGGCGTTCTGGGATCAGGAGACGTACAACCTGGTGCCGTGGCTGCACGCCGATCCCGCGGTCGCGCGGGCGTTGCTGGTCTACCGCTGGCGGACGCTGGACGGGGCCCGAGCGAAGGCGAAACGCCTGGGCTACGAGGGGGCGTTCTACGCGTGGATCAGTGGGGACGACGGCGAGGAGTTGTGCCCCGACTGGTTCTTCCGGGAGGTGGTGACGGGGCGCGACATCCGCAACCACTTCAACGACCAACAGATCCACGTCGCGCCCGACGTCGTCGTGGCGATCGATCGGTACCTGACCGCGACCGGCGACGAGGCGTTCCTGCACGATCACGGGGCGGAGGTCGCCTTCGAGGTGGCGCGCTTCCTCGCGTCGCGGGTCGTGTGGGTCCCGCACCGGGCGCGCTGGGAGCTCCACACGGTGCTCGGGCCGGACGAGTACCACGAGTTCGTCGACGACGACGCCTTCACGAACCACCAGGCGCGGCGGGCCTTGCGGTTCGCGGCCGACGTCCACGCCCACCTCGCGAGCGACGCGCCGGAGGTCCTGGAGCGGGTGGCGGCGGCGACCCGTCTTCGCGACGAGGAACCCGCGACCTGGCGGGCGGTGGCGGAGGGGTTGTTCGTGCCGGAGCCCGACCCGGCGACCGGCGTGATCGAGCAGTTCCGCGGGTACTTCGCGCACGAGGACGTGACCCCCGACGTGCTGCGGGAGCGCCTGATCGACCCTGGCGAGTACTGGGGGTGGCCGATCGGGGTGGCGGTCCACACGCAGGTGCTCAAGCAGGCGGACGTCCTGCAGCGCCTGGTGCAGGAGGGGGACACGCCGCGCGAGGTGCTGGAGGCGAACTACGCGTACTACGAGCCGCGCACCCAGCACGGCAGTTCGCTCAGTCCCTCGGTGCACGCGATCGCCGCCGCCCGACTGGGCCGGTCGGACGACGCGCTCGGGTACTTCCGCAAGAGCGCCCTCACCGACCTCGCGGGCGACTTCAAGACCGTGAGCGGGGGGACGTTCATCGGGGGGGTGCACACTGCGGCGTGCGCCGGCACCTGGCAGGCCGCGGTGGAGGGGTTCGGGGGCCTGTGGGTCGATGCGGACGGGCTGCACGTCGCGCCGGCGCTGCCCGAGGGGTGGACGCGGCTGCGCTTCACGGCGACGTTCCGCGGCCGGCGGGTGGTCGTCGAGGCGACGCGGGACCGCGTGACCCTGACGGGGGCGGCGGCGAACGACGGGGCGGTGCCGGTGACGGCGTACGGGGTGCGTCACGAGGTGGCGCCCGGCGCGTCTCGGGTCGCTTTCCCGGCGTAGACGCACGCGACGCGAACGCGGGCGGCACCGGTCGGTTCCCGGTCGCCCGGCCGGGCTTCGAGGCGGTGCGGGCGTGGGCGCGCAGGACCTCCGGATCGGCGCGCTCGCGCCTTCTGGCGCGCGCCGCTACGGGAGCGGCACGCGTCGGGGGACGGAGCTCGGGGCGGTCGTCCCGTCTCCGCGTTGCCCCTTGTCGTTCCGGCCCCACGTCCACAGGTGTCCGTCGCGATCGCGCGCGAGGGAGTGATACGTGCCTGCCGCGAGGTCCGTGATGGAGACGCCTGCGCCCGAGGCGTCGGTGACGCTCACGCGCACGGGCGTCGTCCGCTGGACGGTCGTGCCGTCCCCCAGTTGGCCGTCGTCGTTGTACCCCCACGCCCAGAGGCGGCCCTGCACGTCGAGTGCGAGGGAGTGAACGCGGCCGGCGGCGACGTCGGTGATGCGGACCGGTCCGCCGGGCCAGTCCGTCAGGCTGACCGGGGTGGTGCGAATCGCGGTTTCGCCGTTCCCGAGTTGACCTCTATACCCCGTTCCCCACGTCCAGACGGTGCCGTCGGCGTCGAGGGCGAGGGCGTGCT of the Trueperaceae bacterium genome contains:
- a CDS encoding glycosyl hydrolase family 65 protein, giving the protein MNDEGTTDATWTLRTDGFEEAVVARDGSNFLTGNGYLGVRGTLEPWRAERFPAVTLSDSYDQADGRWRELVTVPNGLYASLEDADGRAYLAATDPAVLRRTLDLRTGTLRHAYAPSGPAGVSVVTERFASYADLHLVASRLRIAAERAVELTLDVGIDRDVWSLHGDHFAERRDVRAAAPDGDPVHDRLGVDLVTVERGVPIAVREGVAVTASGGARVAAEAVPATGDGRRVRRLRLTLPAGGEVTLLRAFAVASANDVDPATDVGGDPAGAAEASVAQALAAGWEALHAANAASWAAYWAVADVEVDGDVEAQVALRFGIYQNRIATPAHSDRLPVGARGLSCQAYQGAAFWDQETYNLVPWLHADPAVARALLVYRWRTLDGARAKAKRLGYEGAFYAWISGDDGEELCPDWFFREVVTGRDIRNHFNDQQIHVAPDVVVAIDRYLTATGDEAFLHDHGAEVAFEVARFLASRVVWVPHRARWELHTVLGPDEYHEFVDDDAFTNHQARRALRFAADVHAHLASDAPEVLERVAAATRLRDEEPATWRAVAEGLFVPEPDPATGVIEQFRGYFAHEDVTPDVLRERLIDPGEYWGWPIGVAVHTQVLKQADVLQRLVQEGDTPREVLEANYAYYEPRTQHGSSLSPSVHAIAAARLGRSDDALGYFRKSALTDLAGDFKTVSGGTFIGGVHTAACAGTWQAAVEGFGGLWVDADGLHVAPALPEGWTRLRFTATFRGRRVVVEATRDRVTLTGAAANDGAVPVTAYGVRHEVAPGASRVAFPA